The Callospermophilus lateralis isolate mCalLat2 chromosome 18, mCalLat2.hap1, whole genome shotgun sequence nucleotide sequence TGAAGGGGTGGGGGTCCTCACCCTCTTTCCAGAAGGTGAGTGGGCAGGACACAATCCTGGGATCTGCCACAGCTATGAGAAGTCACACACGGAATACACCAAGTGCACTGCTCCCAGAGCCAGgaacaaaacaaaatgtaaaaCCACCTCAACCAACAGAAACCCTGGACGTGCCAGGCCCAGTGGCACGCACCTTAATCTCAGGGCCTTAGGAGGTGACGCAGGAAGATAGCAAATGTGAGGacggcctcagaaacttagtgagaccctgtctcaaaaaatttaaaaggaagggctggggttatagctcagcggcaaagcacttgcctcacacatgtgaggcgctggcttcaatcctcagcaccacataaagatgaataaagaaaagatattgtgtccatctttaaaaAGGGCCGGGGTGTGCCTCAGAGGTAAAGcgcaaagaaagagagagagagagagagagagagagagagctgcgaGCCTGATGAGTGACTAGGGGGACAGGTAGTGCACCTAGAAGGGCGCTGTCCTGAAAGCCAAGCAGGAAGCAGaaagtggctgaggcaggaggatctcaagctcTAGTCTGGGCGACTAGAGACTGGGATAAAATAAGAGGCGGGGGAGCCCTGCCTATCACGTGAAGCCCTGGCTCCACCCTGCACTGGGAGCAGGTGGGGGACTGGAAACCAATGAGCCCCGTGACCACAGGAACAGGTCACATAAATGTCACTTTAGGTCACTTCTGGAGAGCAGAAGTCAGTCTTGTTCCTGTCCATGTGTTCATGGTTTTACTAAGTGGTGCCCAGTTTTCCAGAAGTGCTGGGCAAGGCCAGGCTGGTACCTCGAGGTGTGGAATGGAAATGGGGGCGGGGGGCtgctaattatttttttctttctattcctcTGAGTTGTGCCCCTGGGTGCAGCAACCTTAGCATCCCATCGTGAATTTTTTAacagaatttaatttttaaattaaattctggggcAATGATCTCTAGCACTCACCCTGGCACTGAGTCACCACACTGGTTCCTTTGGCTGGACTATGGCAGTGACCACAGTCTACTTAACCTGTCCACACACAGCAGGGTCCCATAATACCTGCAGGGCCTGGGAAAAgtctgatttattttaaaatcataagaaaaAAAGGTTAATCTAAGGCAACCTGAACTATACTTGTCTGTATAATCATGAAATCACAAAatataacttgatttttttttgatgGCGCAAGCTGCCCATGAACAGAAAGTCCCAGAAGTcataaagtagccctaggagcaCGGTGGCCAGGAGCGCAGCGGGTGAGGTGGCACTGGGTGCGGCTTCCACGAGCTGCACTCAGCGGCTCCCCATTCCCCTTCTTCCCCTGAGCTTCCTGGTATTTCCTTCCTTCCCAGTTTCAAAGGGAGCCTCCCTTAGGGAAACCCTGTAGCCTGTCTCAGCTGAGCAGAAAGGGAAAGGGGGCCCTGGAAAAGTGCCCAGACCGACACCAGCTCAACACACTCCGGAGAGAGCACTCCTGTGGGAGAAGAGCGAGCGGCCCTCCATGCACGCCCCTGGGAGGCAGAGGGAGAAGCTGCTGCCCCGCCGGGTCCTTCACACACCCGCTGCACGCCCAGGACCCGCCCCTCCAGTCCAGGGACAGTAGGGGGAGGCCGGGAGCGGACTAGGAGAAGTGGGCGGGAGGCAGTGGCTCTCTAGGCCCCCGGCTCAGGCGCCCACGGGCTGGCACACTCACCGTGGAAGGAGCACACGCACCTGCACGTGTGCACCCACTCAGACAGGCACTCACACCCAGAAACACTCAGGCGACACTCCCGCTCCCCCAGACACAGAAGGAAAAGCTAGACACAGGTGGACACCCAGAGGACAGCGCAGACACCATGGACAGAGATCACACCAGAGACTCGGGCCCAGGGTACCAGCGGAAACGTCCTCCCACAGAGACAAGGACTCTGATGAAGCGTTTGTGTATGAAGGACCTTGGCGCACACACAAAGGCAGGGCCACCCAGTCCCCCAAGCAGACCTGCACTGAGACACTGCAGACCCTCGAACAAACACGCTCTCTCCGGTCTCTACTCCTTCCCCAGTCCCCACACtcgcccgcccccgcccccggccGCGTACACACCCCCTCGCCGCGTACACGCCCCCTCGCCGCGTGCACGCCCTCTCCCCGCAAGCAGCTCCTCGCCGCGTGCACGCCCTCTCCTGCATACTCGTCCCTCTCCCCGCATAGACGCCCTATCCCCAAGTCTGTCCTCTCCGGGGGCGGATCGCCTCGGCCACGTAGAGGGTGGACTCACCTGCGAAACGTGCCAGGACAATGACCGCACCCGCTAGGCCCTCCAGGCCGCGGTGCGCCTGCGCGGACAAGGCCGGACTACACCTCCCAGAAGCCCGCGCGCGGCCGGGCGAATCTGAGCGGAGCCGAGGCCGCAGGGCGCTCCCCGGTCTCCCAGAGGCCTCCGCGGGTCCCGTGACAAGCGGGCGGGGCGCGGTGGGCGCAGGGACCGGGACGTGAGGGGCcggaattggggggggggggggcggcaggGCCGGCGGGAGGGAGCTGCGGAAGGAGGGCGGATCGGCTGCGGTGCCGGCGGGCTGGACTGGAGGACGGCTCCTTGATAGGACCGGTGTGAACCACCGAGATGCAGAGGAGCCCGGAGCCCAGGCTGCTGAAGACCTCTCCCGGAGGCCGCCGGGGCCGGGCCGTCCGTCAGGAGCGAGCGGGAGGGCCAGGTGCAGACACAGGCCAGGCTGGCAGTCCTGGGACGTGCCCTGAGCTTTGCCCTTCACGGAGAAAGTGACCGGACCTCTGGCCCACTGGGGTCTGCTGTCCCCGCCCTTTCCTCGTGTAAGCCCGACCCACTCCTCGCCTCAGCTCTCCACGACACTCCTTTTTGACCCGCTGCCCCATTctcaaatagaaaatgaaaacagaTTAGCTCTTTAATCAACTTGGTGCAGTTTTGCCTTCCTGAGATACCAAAAGAGAGCCACGTACGGtgacaactcgggaggctgaggccagaggatctcaaattccaggccagcctcagcaacttaggcactGCCTCAAAATACAAGAAAGCGCAGCTCAGTGGTgcagcatccctggattcaaaattcccagtaccaaagaatGAAAAGGAGAGAGCAGTGCCAACTGCCTTTCCAACTCCCGAAAGAATGTGATTGGCCAGGTCCTTCGGAACCACGTGGTAGAGCATGGCCAGTTACTCAGCTGAAAAGATGCGACGGAGGCAAGGGACACTGCACCGAGAAGGCGCCTTCAGCGCCGCATTGTGTTTCCGATGCCGAGTTCGTACTGTACCGCGCGATGTCCTCTCGGTGTCGTTTTCACGTAGCTCTTTCATGTCTATATGTGCATTTTCATCTATTTTCCAACAGCTGCATAGATTCTACTGAATGAATACATCATGAAATTTCATACGCTAAGTGATGGGCACTCAGGCGTTGTCTCTAATAGTTTACCATTGATTTTTTTGGCCATTGTATGTTTTCTCTGCTTGTACACTTTTGTTTCTGAGAAATACTGATTTGAGTAGTATGTACGCATAACGAACAGTGGACTTCCTACTTCCCATGCACTCACCTATACCGGAACTATCATTCTTCTATTATTTAAGATTAGTCTGTTGGTGGAAAGCACATACATTACTTGAATGAGCTTCTCATGGTCCTAAGTTGCAGATGTTGCCATTACCAATTTGTACCGGTGCTTTGAGTCAGGGAATGACCTTTTGTTATATACATGGCAAACATTAGTTCTCTCACCTCATAAATTTTGTACAGCCTAATGTCAGCTTCTAGGTTATGTGTAATGCTGACTCAAACCAAGGGTACAGAAAGAAATATTATTCTACATCTTTCTTGTACTTTAACATATTACACTCCAATCCTTAATATTTTAGGTTTCCATTAGTGTACAAAGTACAGGTCAAGTTTTTCCAGTGAGCTAGGGTACCAATACCATTTAATCAATCCATCTCTTCTACACTGCAATGAACAATCATTTTTCATATCCACAGAAAATCTGAAGGCTATGTATGCTCTGCATGAGGCTGCTCATCCTGTAGCCTGTACCCTGGAGCTTgagccaggagcagtggcacacacctgtcaccccagcagctcaggagattggcaggaggatcccaagtacaagggccagcctcagcagctcagggaggcactaagcaacttgtgagaccctgtctcaaaacattaaaaagggactggggatgtggctcaatggtagagcatccctgggttcagtcccaagcACTAAATAAAGAcaggggaaagaagaaaaaaaaaaaaaaaaaagagagagagcgcTGGAAATCTCCATTTCTCTAGCAGCCAGGTGCTCTGGTTGAGAGCTTCCTTCACAGGGACCTCTGTACTGTCAGAGGCAGCATCCAAGAGAAGACCCAAGAGCTTTGGGGCTCCAGAAAATATACCCCTACAGGGAAAGGTTAACTGCTAGAGCACACAGGACTTCACTTGGGAGTGACAAGATTCTAAAATTGTGGTGACAGTGACACAACTCTTACTACACTGAGAGCCACACATTGTTAGTTCCAGTGATGCCTGGAGGCTTCCTCTTTACTTCTGCTGATGGCGGCAAGGAGGTCTTATCCAAAATTGCATGGCACATGAATAATCTCTCAACAGGGCTGCTACCAAGAAGAAATTCCCCCACAGCCTCTCCATCACTGCGTCCCAGTTCTCCCTTCAACACGAGGGACTCTGACACCTCTCACTCCACAGCCCCTGTGTCTGAGGAGCAGGCACCCACACCCAGCACTCCCTAGCGCCTTCCTTAGATGGTGGCTCACTGTGGCACCTTTTTGTCAAATAGTATTTAAGCGTTTGTTCTCTCCCACCAGTCTGTGAGGTACAGTTTTTGTCTCTCTCCTACCCCAGCCCATCTCCACTACCTAAAACTGTGCCTCGCACATTAGTAAGTGCTCAGTTAACATCAACTGAATGATtgctaatttctaacccaaactacATTTCTCTCTATAACCACAAATCTAGGCAGATTTGTTGGACTCAAGAATTGTCACCTTAAAAAATATTGGGATTTATATTGTAATACCAATGAATCTCATATTTAACTGGAGGAGAAATAGCTTTACCCAACTGAGTATTTCTATATAGAAGCATGACTAGccttccaacttttttttttttggtgatactggAGAGTGGGCCCAGAGGAgctttatcattgagctacatccccacccttttgaggatctcaaacttgagatcctcctgcctcagtgtcccaagctactgggattattatacttgtgcaccactgcacctggaaaCTTTTTACTATCTTAAAAATTTAAGATCTATATTCAGAATTAATTGCAGTATTTCTGCTTGGGTATGTCTTGTCAATCTCAGGAACAAGATAGGAAATTTTAAtgcaggtttttttttcccctggaggGGGGATTTGGtgctgttttggtactggggactgaacccaggggtgcttaagacactgagccacatccccagccctttttagtttttgagacagggtcttgctaagtttcttgggcctcactaagttgctgaggttggcctaaaacttgcaatcctccttcctcagcatcCTAAtccgctgggattaaaggcatacaCCTTGGTAATTATTATAGTATTTCAATGTTCTACAGCCATTAAAATACTCCAGAACTTGTCTGtgctactgtgtgtgtgtgtgtgtgttttctttcatGGCTACTAACCTATCGAAGCTTCCTTCTCAGTTTTGCTAACACTACCCACTGGCTAGTCCAGTGTGCTTCCAGAAGCTTCTGTTCTAACTGGCTTATTCTAAGTCGCGGTGAGGAAAGAACACCTGGGCTGCTGCCTGCACGAAATGCTTACAGGAGGGGAGCCACCGTGTTACCTTATGCATGGGAACCTTTCATTCTGAGAGTACTCATGACTCAGGGAGAGTGGAGGTTCCAGTCTGCTCTAAAGCCGCAGGTTTCTTACCTTGACCTATGGTTCTCTTTTTTGAAAATAGTTGTAAGAAAACTTTTACCTAAATGACTACCATTTAAGTAGTGCCAATTGTATGTCAGGACTGTGTGCAAACCCTTAAAAAGATGACCTCCTgttttttaaagtgttttaaatggaaaagaaacaggaacatgtatttttattttaaaagattgaGCTGGAATCGTGCCACACTGCAGAAGTCCAAATGAAACTGGGTAGCGGACTGTGATGAACAGACGCGGACTGGAAACGGCAGTCTAGAGGCACGTGGAGGACGGCTCCCGGGGACCTGGTGGCCGGGCAGGGGAGCAAGGAAGGGCTGGGGAGGCGGCTGAGGAGTGCGCACACTGCTTGAAGGCCTTCCCACAGGCTGCGCACGGCAGGAACTTCCCCCAGTGTGGGTCCTCTGACACCACGTCAGAGGGGCCACCTGGCTGAAGGCCTTGCTGCGGTCCTTACACTCATGCGGCCTCTCTCGCGTGGGCTCTCTGATGCAGAGCCAGGGACTTACGATGGCTACAGGCTTTCCCACAAACGCCACGCTCGAAAGGCTGCTCGCCGCTGTGACGGCATCCATGACGGACCAGGGACGCCCTCTGTCTGAAGGCCTTCCCACACTCAGGACACTCGTGGGGCCTTCTGCCAGTGTGCACCCGCTGGTGCTGCACGAGGTGTGCCATCTGGCTGAAGGCCTTGCCGCAGGCCCGGCACGCGTACGGCCTCTCCCCGGTGTGCACCTTCCGATGCTGCGCCAGGTGCGAGTTCTGGCTGAAGGCCTTGCTGCAGTCCTGGCACGTGAACGGCTTCTCTCCCGTGTGCACCCTCCGGTGGTGGGCAAGGTGGGTGCTCTGCCGGAAGGCCTTCCCACAGTCCTGGCACGCGTAGGGCTTCTCGCCCGTGTGGACCCGCTGGTGCAGCGTGAGCGAGCCGCGGTGGCTGAAGGCCTTCCCGCAGGCGGCGCACCGGTAAGGCTTCTCCCCCGTGTGGACCCGCTGGTGCACGGTCAGGGACGAGCTGTGGCTGAAGGCCCTCCCACACTGGCAGCACCTGTAGGGCCTCTCCCCGGTGTGGACCCTCCCGTGCTGGAGGAGCCCTGCGTGGTCTGTGAAGGCCTTCCCGCAGTCCGCGCAGTGGAAGGGCTTCTCCCCATTGTGGTAGTACCGCTGGTGCCGCACCAGGGAGGCCTTCTGCCTGAAGGTCTTCCCGCAGTCGGTGCACCCGAAGGGCCTCTTCCCAGAGTGGACCCTGCGGTGGTGGGCCAGCGAGGAGCGGTCGCCGAAGGCCTTCCCGCACTGCACGCACTGGAAGGGCCTCTCCCCCGTGTGCACCCTCCGGTGCTGCGCCAGGTGTGCGGGCTGGCCGAAGGCCTTGGCGCACTGCGGGCAGCGGAACGGCCTCTCCCCGGTGTGGACCCGCCGGTGCTGCGCGAGGTGAGCGTTCTGGCCGAAGGCCTTCCCACACTCGGCACACTCATAGGGTCTCTCTCCAGTGTGGATTCTCTGATGAAGAGTAAGGGTCGAAACTTTGCTGAACATTTTCTCACAGTCGTTACATTTCAAAAGTTTCTTTTCTCCGTAGACTTGCTTGGGTTTTTGGGGAACTGAATGTGTTTTCTTATCTGTATCAAAATCACACCTTCTCTGCCCCATGGGAACAGTCTGTGTCATGTAAGACACTGTATTCTGGTGACAATGGGTTCTGGATTTGGAAGCACCGTCTCTTTTCTCAACACATGTATCTACATGAGTGACTGTCTCCTGACCTACCAGCTCCCGGTCCAGCAAGGGTCCACACTTCCAGTCTTCCCCAGAATGTGCACAACACTCAGGGTCACGGCTTCTCAGTCTTTCCATTACTGCAGCCTGGGATAATTTTTCCTCATGCATGTCCCCATGTGGAGATGATTCCTTGGTCACCTCCACACACTCCAGGTCTGAAAGGTAGTAAGAAAACAAATGTGTCCTTTATGCATGCTAGAAGAATAGGAACCTTCAAAACGAAAGCATGTGAATCAACCATGATGCCCACAGGAAGCACCTGCGTCTGCTGTTTGTGAAGCCAGCTGAGATGACACAGCCACCCCAGCACTCCGGGACAGACCCTTCGTGGCTGGGGTACTGCGACACCTTCTAGTCAAGATTTCACACCACCACTCACAATGGGAATTTGTCTGTGGTTTCCTTTTTCTGGTGCTTTTGGTAGATTTCAGCATCAAACATTATGCTGTCTTCATCAATCATTTTTCAagctcttctttttattttctaaactgAATGTTTCAGGTGATAGTTATATTTTCCCTAAGGGTCTCTTAGATATACTCACAAAACTGTTTCAGGCTGCGACCTCTTTTCTTGGGAGAGGCATCCACAGGCGATTTCCTGCAATTTGCTGGCAGAAATGGTCTGTTCAGATGCTCTCTCTCATGATGTCAGCTGTGCCACTTTAGATTCTCCTTCATCCAGGTTTTCAAATTGCTTAGAGGGTTGAGGAAAGCAGATGCATATGATTGTTTTTTCCTTATATATTTGTGGGTTTTTATGTTTTCAATCATTTGTCCTGacgatttttatattttactggtTTTCTAAAGAGGCACATATTTGATTTATTTGCATCAGATCTGTTTTATAATCATTTATTCCCACTTTTATCTTTAGAAGCAGAAGTCACTATATGTGAGTTATTTTGGTTTTCATTAGATTCACTTTGTTCTTGTTCTACTATCTTGATCTTATTTAATTACTTATCAATTAATGTACATAGTTATAGCCACATGTGACTTACTAACAATCCTCTTTTTGAAACTCTGAGAACTGAAAGCAGGAAGAGGTCACACAACAGGCCACAGAATAAACTTTGACCCTCTCACATGAGGCTCATTCCCCTCCaatattcttttgtttttgtttgtttttgttccagggattgaaccctggggcacttaaccactgagccacatcccccagccctttatgatttttattttgagacagggtctcactaagttacttagggccttgctaagttgctgaggctagttttgaattgcaatcctcctgccttagcctcccaagttgctggggttaTGGGCAAACACCActtcatgtatgtgtatatatatattagttgttgatatacctttatttgctttatttatacgcggtgctgagaactgaacccagtgcctcacacatgccaggcaagtgtactACCATTGAGCCCCATGTCTTTGTGTCTTTTATCTAAGTTTCTAAACCAGAAAAAGTGATGTAACACAAAGtgaggaaataaaaaattttcTGAAGAAAACAGCCCAAAATGCCAGTCAGTACAAGGGGGAAAGGATGGGACACATGGGAAGAGTTAACACTCGTGAACTAATTTCTTCATCTTCCTTAGGAGTATCAAGGGAAATATTCTGAATTTCAGGAGGATAAAGTTTAAAATACAGATAAAAAATATAGACAAAGAGGTAACAACTTATAGAACTAAAAGTATTTCCAATCAAGAGGTAGTGTTGGATGAagccaaataagaaaaaaaatcaaacataataagcaaaataagaataataaaagaaacatcaaagagaaaaataattacaGGCAGAAGAAAGACTATAGCTATTATACATGTTAACATAATAAATcatcttttaaagaaaagaaaatattttaaaaattaaaaaaaaaacacatgaattTGTCAAAGAATTCAGAAATGTTTCAGGGCAGGGGTCAGTATAACAACATGAGCACGACTAGGAAAACATCAATAAACCTAAGTCCAGAAAGAGACCCTGGCGCATACAGAGCATCAGTGGGGAAGAGAAGAGCTCTTCAAACATGGGatcagaggctggggatgtggctcagttgttagggtgcctgcctcacatgcacaaggccctgggttcaattcccagcaccacacacacacacacacacacacacacacacacaaaagtggcACTAGAAGTGTCAACTTGAGAGGGAGTGAGGGGATTTTCCAACACACACCGGTGAAGACACtcgaggacagactcagtctctcACCACCCAGCACTCACCTGGGCACAGGCCCCTGACTACTTCTCCTGGCATCGTCCAGGGCTCCTTCTCCTGCTCCAGTAAGTGGATCACATCTGGTTTAGAAATGCAGAGACCTGCACATGAGACATGAAATCGGCTACGCTATGGAGAGTTGAGAGTACGACCCTGGACCAATGGTCCTGAAGAAGAGGGACACTGAGGGAAAGGCGACAGAAGGCAGGACCAGCTGCTGGGCAGGGAGTGGGAGAGCACGGTACTCACCCATGGAGACCAGGCTCCGGTAGGTCTCCAGCATCACCTTCCTGTACAGGCTCCTCTGAGCAGGGCTCAGCCACTCCCActcctcctgggagaagtctatggACACATCTGTGAAAGTCACTAAGCTCTAAAATGACACAAACACGGTCCTGCTCAGTTAGTGCTCACCACACCATGTGTTCTTTGGGAAACGGGCGTCCTGTTCCCACGGGGGGTAAGTCACTGTGCCCAGGTTCTAAATGACCCCGTCAGGAAGTTACTGGACGATTCTTCTGCCTACTCATACTGTATCTGCTGGGGCAGGACGAGAGCTGTTCTCCATTCTTCACTTACAACTCTATGGCAGTAAGAGTCCATTCTCCCATAACAGCG carries:
- the LOC143383466 gene encoding uncharacterized protein LOC143383466 gives rise to the protein MCLSSQVYNVRGLSLIQREGPQNRVEESVVAKLLIKTSRDQAGSSDQLRSGPWSKHRDCNAWPHTQGWAHKMGKWRLWGVNLLGQDHPASQCQSLNSLESEFWLHSKVSLVTFTDVSIDFSQEEWEWLSPAQRSLYRKVMLETYRSLVSMGLCISKPDVIHLLEQEKEPWTMPGEVVRGLCPDLECVEVTKESSPHGDMHEEKLSQAAVMERLRSRDPECCAHSGEDWKCGPLLDRELVGQETVTHVDTCVEKRDGASKSRTHCHQNTVSYMTQTVPMGQRRCDFDTDKKTHSVPQKPKQVYGEKKLLKCNDCEKMFSKVSTLTLHQRIHTGERPYECAECGKAFGQNAHLAQHRRVHTGERPFRCPQCAKAFGQPAHLAQHRRVHTGERPFQCVQCGKAFGDRSSLAHHRRVHSGKRPFGCTDCGKTFRQKASLVRHQRYYHNGEKPFHCADCGKAFTDHAGLLQHGRVHTGERPYRCCQCGRAFSHSSSLTVHQRVHTGEKPYRCAACGKAFSHRGSLTLHQRVHTGEKPYACQDCGKAFRQSTHLAHHRRVHTGEKPFTCQDCSKAFSQNSHLAQHRKVHTGERPYACRACGKAFSQMAHLVQHQRVHTGRRPHECPECGKAFRQRASLALHLRIHTGEKPFRCDVCGKPFIERSSLTIHRRVHTGEKPYACGDCGKAFSQRMNLVVHQRTHTGEKPYACRVCGKAFRKTSSLTQHERIHTGEKPYACGDCGRAFSQNMHLIVHQRTHTGEKPYVCPLCGKAFSQNMHLTEHRRTHTGEKPYACKDCGKAFNKSSSLTLHQRNHTGEKPYVCNECGKAFSQSSYLIQHQRFHIGVKPFECAQCGKAFSKNSALAQHQRIHTGEKPYECYVCKKHFTGRSSLVVHQIVHTGERPYKCSDCGKAFSQSAYLIEHQRIHTGEKPYRCAQCGKSFIKNSSLTVHLRIHTGEKPYRCAECGKTFSRNTNLTRHLRIHT